The Enterobacter mori genomic interval AAAAAATTTTCATTTCGCAAATGGAGCCAGATCACAAAATGGACAAAAGGCTAAAAATCACCGAAATCGCCGCCCGTACGCAGCTCTCGATCAGCACCGTCTCGCGGGTGCTGGCGGGGAAAGCGAATACCAGTGAAAAGGCGCGCGCAAAGGTGCTGGCGTGCGCCCGAGAGCTGGGCGTGATGGAGGGTATGGCGGCAGGGCGGTTGCTGCTCAATAGCCTGGTGGTTTTTGCCCCCCAGCGCGCCTTCGACGAGCGGTCCGACATCTTTTACTACCGCGTGATCCAGAGCGTGAGTAAAGGCCTGGCGTCCCACGATGTGCGCCTTCGCTACTGCGCGCTGGAAGAGAACGACAGCGACGCGCAGCTGTTTCTGGCGCGGATGAACGAAGTGGACACCCAGGCGGCGATCCTTCTTGGTATCGACGATCCGCATATCCACGATCTGGCAGTAGACGTGGGGAAACCCTGCATGCTGATTAACTGCAGGGACCGCCACATGCGCCTGCCTGCCGTCGCGCCGGATCATCGTGCGATTGGCGAGCGGGCGGCGGAGTACCTGTTCGAGATGGGACACCGTGAGGTGATGAACGTGCTGTGCCTGCGTCGCTACACCATGGAGATGCGCCTGTCGGGGATCCGCGATGCGTGGCAGTCCCATAACCTGAAGTTCAACGACAAATGCGATCTGCTGGTGGTGCCCAGCTTCAGCGCCAAAGAGACGGAACAACTGGTCAGCGAGTGGCTTAACCAGCAGAAGGGAAAGGATCTGCCGACGGCGTTCCTGGTCGGCGGCGACTTTATGGCGGCGGGCACCATTAGCGCCTTACAAAACCACGGTCTGCGCGTGCCGCAGGACGTGTCGGTGATGAGCATTGACGGGTTTAACCTGGCGGCAATCCAGGATGTGCCTCTGACGGCCGTGCACGTTCCCCGCGATGAGCTGGGAACAGAAGCAGTTTATATGCTCCAGCAGCGGCTCATGCGCCCGGACGCACCGGTGGGGACGTTACTGCTTAACGGCACGCTGACCGTAAGGGAATCGGTACGGCGGATACGTCAGGGGAAACGACGCACCGCCGTGGAGCGGGAAGGGCTGTACGACAGTTAGACCATGCCCAGCGCGCGCTTGCCGTGGATGTTGAGATCGGCCACGGTAAAGCGGTCCTGCCAGCTCTTTTCATAATCCTCGCGCGGGAAGTCTCCCGGCGACGCGCCGGTTTCCAGCGCTTCCTTGACCTTCTTCGCGTAGGCGAGGTTTTTCTCGCACATCGGCGCAGCAGGAATGTACATCACGTTGCCCCAGCCCTGCTGATTTTCCACCGGTGCGACGGAGTGGATCACATCGCAGTGCCACCACACGGAATCGCCCGCTTCGAGTGCCGGAATGCTGGTCAGCGCCTCGATGAGCAGCGGGTGCCACTTCTCGGATATCGGCAGCACGCGCCCCGGCGCTACGCCGCACAGCTCATCCTCTGGCACGTCATCCAGCAGCGGGCGCAGCAGAATATAGGTCATCGCTTCCGGGATCGGCACCACGTGCAGCAGCCCCTGGCCGGGGATCATATCCGACAGCGCGGTCCAGCCCTGGAAGGTGCGGAACACCGAGCATTTGGTGGT includes:
- a CDS encoding LacI family DNA-binding transcriptional regulator; this encodes MDKRLKITEIAARTQLSISTVSRVLAGKANTSEKARAKVLACARELGVMEGMAAGRLLLNSLVVFAPQRAFDERSDIFYYRVIQSVSKGLASHDVRLRYCALEENDSDAQLFLARMNEVDTQAAILLGIDDPHIHDLAVDVGKPCMLINCRDRHMRLPAVAPDHRAIGERAAEYLFEMGHREVMNVLCLRRYTMEMRLSGIRDAWQSHNLKFNDKCDLLVVPSFSAKETEQLVSEWLNQQKGKDLPTAFLVGGDFMAAGTISALQNHGLRVPQDVSVMSIDGFNLAAIQDVPLTAVHVPRDELGTEAVYMLQQRLMRPDAPVGTLLLNGTLTVRESVRRIRQGKRRTAVEREGLYDS